In one Grus americana isolate bGruAme1 chromosome 1, bGruAme1.mat, whole genome shotgun sequence genomic region, the following are encoded:
- the TCF20 gene encoding transcription factor 20 isoform X2, whose product MQSFREQSSYHGNQQSYPQEVHGSSRLEEFSPRQQAQMFQSFGGGAGSGRRGATGASTAMPGESSGHQSYQGFRKEAGEFYYMAANKDPVASGGQQPPQRRPSGPVQSYGPPQGSSFGSQYGSEGHVGQFQTQHSTLGGVSHYQQDYTGPFSPGSAQYQQQASSQQQQVQQLRQQIYQSHQPLPQASSQSASSTSHLQPMQRPSTLPSSASGYQLRVGQFSQHYQPPSSSSSSSFPSPQRFGQSGQNYDGSYNVNSGSQYEGHAVGSNAQAYGTQSNYSFQTQPMKSFEQSKLPQSGQQGQQQQHPPQHVMQYSNAATKLSLQSQVGQYSQSEVPVRSPMQFHQNFSPISNPSPAASVVQSPSCSSTPSPLMPGGENLQCGQGNMSMSSRNRILQMMPQLSPTPSMMPSPNAHAGGFKGFGLEGLQEKRLTDPGLSSLSALSSQVANLPNTVQHMLLSDALAPQKKSSKRSSSSKKADSCTNSEGSSQAEEQLKSPLAESLDGGCSSSSEDHGERVRQLSGQSTSSDTTYKAGNLERSNSSPAQGSQNEPSKLSSSPAAREDVASPDGKEAVVAVENAPKVNEKAVGVIVSREAMTGRVEKSGGQDKPAQDDTSTATQAPASASGAKEAGHAGTQPETQGGSKGSKSGDNTNHNGEGNSQPGHAVVGPNFPARTEPSKSPGSLRYSYKDNIAAGIQRNIGGFPQYPSGQEKGDFPGHSERKGRNEKFPSLLQEVLQGYHHHPDRRYSRNAQEHSGMAGSLEGAMRPNILISQTNELTNRGLLNKSMGSLLEGPHWGPWDRKSSSVAPDMKQINLADYPIGRKFDVESQSSAHEGGALSERRSVICDISPLRQLVRDPGPHPMGHMGPEARSGRSERLAPGLSQSVILPGGLVSMETKMKAHSGQIKEEDFEQSKSSASLNNKKTGDHCHPAGIKHESFRGNASPGAAVSDAVPDYIPQQDSRSTQMRRAPGRTGSSRGKSPSQFHDLADKLKMSPGRSRGPGTDLHHMNPHMTLSERVNRGSLHSAYPQNSEGPSLASAYHTNARPHAFGDPNQSLNSQYHYKRQIYQQQQEEYKDWASSTAQGVIAAAQHRQEGARKSPRQQQFLERVRSPLKNDKDGMMYLQGSSYHDTGSQEAGRCVMGSDSTQSKCTELKHGNQKLQHHESGWDLSRQTSPAKSSGPLGAANQKRFCPQESDGHRREESTDLPKPSNAMLRLPGQEDQSPQNPLIMRRRVRSFISPIPTKRQPQDMKNSGSEDKGRLMTSAKEGADKTYNSYAHSSQSQDAGKSVAKGDSFKDLPSPDNRNCPAVSLTSPAKTKILPPRKGRGLKLEAIVQKITSPNIRRSVSTNSAETGADTVTLDDILSLKSGPEGGNVAGHGPEAEKRKGEMSDQVGPASQDTAGEITLPRSSEEWQSSENDKTKKEVPETASVGKEGAGSSAAPPPSQKSGGQGRSDGSVSGAGTLAFSDSKTISPSSVFTSEPNPKSEEKDGDVTNISPKPDGFPPKGYFPSGKKKGRPIGSVNKQKKQQQQQQQLPPPPPPPPVPSQSSEGVGGGEPKPKRQRRERRKPAAQPRKRKPRRAAPIVEPQEPEIKLKYATQSVDKTDSKNKSFFPYIHVVNKCELGAVCTIINAEEEEQNKLVRGRKGQRSSTPPPSNVESKVLPTSTFMLQGPVVTESSVLGHLVCCLCGKWASYRNMGDLFGPFYPQDYAATLPKNPPPKRATEMQSKVKVRHKSASNGSKTDTEEEEEQQQQKEQRSLAAHPRFKRRHRSEDCSGASRSLSRGASCKKATTDSGSGGEKTPLDSKPSMPTSEGGTELELQIPELPLDSNEFWVHEGCILWANGIYLVCGRLYGLQEAVEIAREMKCSHCQEPGATLGCYNKGCSFRYHYPCAIDADCLLNEENFSVRCPKHKPLLPCSLPSLQNKMVKGSLSTEQSERG is encoded by the coding sequence ATGCAGTCCTTTCGGGAGCAAAGTAGTTACCACGGAAACCAGCAGAGCTACCCGCAGGAAGTGCACGGTTCATCCCGACTGGAAGAGTTCAGCCCCCGCCAGCAGGCCCAGATGTTCCAGAGCTTTGGAGGAGGTGCTGGCAGTGGACGTCGTGGAGCAACAGGAGCCTCGACAGCAATGCCTGGTGAGAGCTCTGGCCATCAGAGCTAccaaggtttcagaaaagaagcaggAGAGTTTTACTATATGGCTGCCAACAAAGATCCAGTGGCATCAGGAGGGCAGCAGCCACCTCAGCGCAGGCCTTCTGGACCAGTACAGAGCTATGGGCCCCCTCAAGGGAGTAGCTTTGGGAGTCAGTATGGGAGCGAGGGACATGTGGGCCAGTTTCAAACACAGCACTCGACCCTTGGGGGTGTATCCCACTATCAACAGGATTATACTGGTCCTTTTTCTCCAGGGAGTGCCCAGTATCAGCAGCAGGCTTctagccagcagcagcaggtgcaGCAGCTGAGACAGCAGATCTATCAGTCTCATCAGCCTTTACCCCAGGCTTCCAGCCAGTCTGCTTCTAGCACCTCACACTTGCAGCCAATGCAGCGTCCATCCACCCTGCCTTCTTCTGCTTCTGGGTACCAGTTACGAGTGGGTCAGTTCAGCCAACACTATCAGCCACCTTCGtcgtcgtcctcctcctcttttccctccccGCAGCGTTTTGGCCAGTCAGGACAGAATTATGATGGAAGCTACAACGTGAATTCTGGGTCACAGTATGAAGGCCATGCTGTGGGTTCTAATGCACAGGCATATGGGACCCAGTCAAACTACAGTTTTCAGACTCAACCGATGAAAAGCTTTGAGCAGTCTAAGCTGCCCCAAAGCGGgcagcaggggcagcagcagcagcacccacctcAACACGTAATGCAGTATTCAAATGCTGCCACCAAGCTCTCTCTTCAAAGTCAAGTGGGACAGTACAGCCAGAGTGAAGTTCCTGTAAGGTCACCAATGCAGTTCCACCAAAACTTCAGTCCAATCTCTAATCCATCTCCTGCTGCATCTGTGGTTCAGTCTCCAAGCTGCAGCTCTACCCCTTCTCCACTCATGCCAGGTGGAGAAAATCTCCAGTGTGGGCAAGGCAACATGTCCATGAGTTCTAGAAACCGAATCCTGCAGATGATGCCTCAGCTTAGTCCTACACCGTCTATGATGCCAAGCCCCAATGCTCATGCAGGGGGATTCAAggggtttgggctggaagggctGCAGGAAAAAAGGCTCACAGATCCGGGCCTGAGCAGCCTGAGTGCTCTGAGTTCTCAAGTGGCCAATCTGCCCAACACAGTCCAGCACATGTTGCTCTCGGATGCCTTGGcacctcagaaaaaaagttcCAAAAGGTCATCCTCTTCAAAGAAGGCTGACAGCTGCACCAACTCAGAAGGCTCCTCGCAGGCAGAGGAGCAACTCAAGTCTCCCCTGGCAGAGTCCCTTGATGGTGGCTGTTCCAGTAGTTCAGAGGATCATGGGGAAAGGGTGAGACAGCTGAGTGGCCAGAGCACCAGCTCAGACACCACTTACAAAGCGGGTAACTTAGAGAGATCCAACTCCTCGCCAGCACAAGGCTCTCAGAATGAGCCATCAAaactcagcagcagccctgcagctagGGAAGATGTGGCTTCCCCTGATGGGAAGGAGGCTGTGGTAGCTGTGGAAAATGCCCCAAAAGTGAATGAAAAGGCAGTTGGGGTCATTGTCTCCCGGGAAGCCATGACAGGAAGAGTAGAAAAGTCAGGTGGACAAGATAAACCTGCACAAGATGATACTTCCACAGCCACTCAGGCACCAGCTAGTGCTAGCGGAGCAAAAGAAGCTGGGCATGCAGGGACACAGCCAGAAACTCAAGGAGGAAGTAAAGGGAGCAAAAGTGGAGATAACACTAATCATAATGGGGAGGGAAACAGCCAGCCTGGTCATGCAGTTGTTGGGCCAAATTTTCCTGCAAGAACAGAACCTTCCAAATCTCCTGGCAGTTTAAGATACAGTTACAAGGATAATATAGCAGCTGGTATACAGAGAAATATTGGTGGCTTTCCACAGTATCCTTCTGGTCAAGAAAAAGGGGATTTTCCAGGGCACAGTGAGCGCAAAGGCCGGAATGAGAAGTTTCCTAGCCTCCTACAGGAGGTCTTACAGGGGTACCACCATCATCCAGACAGAAGGTATTCTAGGAACGCACAGGAGCATTCTGGGATGGCTGGGAGTTTGGAGGGAGCCATGAGGCCCAATATCTTAATTAGTCAAACCAATGAATTGACCAATAGAGGCCTCTTAAATAAAAGCATGGGGTCTCTCCTGGAAGGCCCTCACTGGGGTCCCTGGGATAGGAAGTCTAGCAGCGTAGCTCCTGACATGAAGCAGATAAATCTAGCTGATTATCCTATTGGTAGAAAGTTTGATGTGGAGTCTCAGTCTTCTGCCCATGAGGGGGGAGCGCTCTCAGAGAGGAGATCAGTGATCTGTGACATATCTCCATTAAGGCAACTTGTCAGAGATCCTGGCCCTCACCCAATGGGACACATGGGTCCTGAGGCCAGAAGTGGAAGGAGTGAACGTCTTGCTCCTGGCTTGAGCCAATCAGTAATACTCCCTGGTGGTTTAGTATCCATGGAAACAAAGATGAAAGCTCACAGTGGGCAAATAAAAGAAGAAGATTTTGAACAGTCAAAGAGCTCAGCTAGtctcaataataaaaaaacaggAGACCATTGTCATCCTGCTGGCATCAAGCATGAATCTTTCCGAGGCAATgctagccctggagctgcagtcTCTGATGCTGTTCCAGACTACATTCCCCAGCAGGACAGCAGATCGACACAGATGAGACGAGCACCTGGCAGAACTGGAAGCAGCAGGGGTAAATCACCTTCTCAATTTCATGATCTTGCTGATAAGCTGAAAATGTCACCAGGCAGAAGCAGAGGCCCAGGGACAGATCTGCATCACATGAATCCACACATGACACTATCTGAAAGAGTTAACAGGGGTTCCTTGCATTCTGCTTACCCTCAGAATTCAGAAGGCCCGTCTTTGGCTTCAGCATATCACACAAATGCTAGGCCTCATGCTTTTGGTGACCCTAACCAGAGTTTAAATTCCCAGTATCATTACAAGAGACAGATATACCAGCAACAGCAAGAAGAATACAAAGATTGGGCAAGCAGCACTGCTCAGGGTGTGattgctgcagctcagcacaggcaggaaggaGCAAGGAAGAGCCCAAGACAACAGCAATTTCTGGAAAGAGTAAGGAGTCCCTTAAAAAATGATAAGGATGGAATGATGTACCTTCAAGGTAGCTCTTACCACGATACTGGAAGCCAGGAAGCTGGGCGCTGCGTTATGGGGAGTGACAGTACTCAGAGCAAATGCACCGAACTGAAACACGGCAACCAGAAGTTGCAGCATCATGAGTCTGGTTGGGACCTCTCTCGGCAAACTTCTCCTGCCAAAAGCAGTGGCCCTCTCGGAGCAGCCAACCAAAAAAGATTTTGCCCTCAAGAAAGTGATGGGCATCGACGAGAGGAATCTACAGATTTGCCCAAGCCTAGTAATGCCATGCTCAGGCTCCCTGGCCAAGAAGACCAGTCTCCTCAAAATCCATTAATTATGAGGAGGAGAGTCCGTTCTTTCATCTCGCCTATTCCTACCAAAAGACAGCCACAGGATATGAAGAATAGTGGCAGTGAAGATAAAGGGCGACTGATGACTTCAGCAAAAGAAGGAGCTGATAAAACGTACAACTCCTATGCCCATTCATCTCAAAGCCAAGATGCTGGCAAGTCAGTTGCAAAGGGAGATTCCTTCAAGGACCTGCCAAGTCCTGATAATAGGAATTGCCCTGCTGTTTCCCTCACAAGCCCTGCTAAGACCAAAATATTGCCCCCAAGAAAGGGACGAGGATTAAAACTGGAAGCTATTGTTCAAAAAATTACGTCTCCCAATATTAGGAGAAGTGTTTCTACCAACAGTGCTGAAACTGGTGCAGATACTGTCACTCTTGATGACATCTTGTCCCTTAAGAGTGGACCTGAAGGAGGCAATGTGGCTGGACATGGACCAGAGgctgagaagagaaaaggagagatgtCTGATCAAGTGGGGCCGGCAAGCCAGGATACAGCTGGTGAAATAACTCTTCCAAGATCTTCAGAAGAGTGGCAAAGCAGTGAGAATGATAAAACCAAGAAAGAGGTCCCTGAAACTGCCAGTGTTGGTAAAGAAGGAGCAGGATCCAGTGCAGCACCACCACCTTCTCAGAAGTCAGGTGGTCAGGGAAGGTCTGATGGATCTGTAAGCGGAGCTGGAACTCTGGCCTTTTCCGACTCAAAAACAATTTCCCCTTCCAGTGTGTTTACTTCTGAACCAAATCCGAAGTCTGAGGAAAAAGATGGAGATGTGACAAACATTTCACCCAAGCCAGATGGTTTCCCTCCAAAGGGATATTTTccctctggaaagaaaaaggggaggcCAATTGGGAGCGTGAAcaagcaaaagaagcagcagcagcaacagcagcaactgccaccgcctcctccacctccaccaGTACCTTCACAGTCTTCAGAGGGGGTAGGTGGTGGTGAGCCAAAACCGAAGAGGCAAAGGAGGGAGAGGCGAAAACCTGCAGCACAGCCACGGAAGCGGAAGCCTAGACGGGCTGCTCCGATTGTGGAGCCTCAAGAACCAGAGATCAAGCTTAAATATGCTACCCAGTCTGTAGATAAAACTGACTCCAAGAATAAGTCATTTTTCCCTTATATTCATGTGGTAAACAAGTGTGAATTAGGCGCTGTGTGCACAATCATCaatgcagaggaagaggagcagaacAAATTGGTGAGGGGTCGGAAAGGACAGAGATCTTCAACACCCCCTCCTAGCAATGTGGAGAGCAAAGTGCTGCCCACCTCAACTTTCATGCTGCAGGGCCCTGTAGTAACAGAGTCTTCTGTCTTAGGGCATCTGGTTTGCTGCCTGTGCGGCAAATGGGCCAGCTATCGTAACATGGGTGACCTCTTTGGTCCTTTCTACCCCCAGGATTACGCAGCCACCTTGCCCAAGAACCCGCCTCCAAAGAGGgccacagaaatgcaaagcaagGTCAAGGTACGGCACAAAAGTGCTTCTAATGGTTCCAAGACGGAtacagaagaggaggaggaacagcaaCAACAGAAGGAACAAAGAAGCCTAGCTGCTCATCCCCGCTTTAAGAGGCGGCACCGCTCTGAGGACTGTAGTGGAGCCTCTCGGTCACTTTCAAGGGGAGCTTCTTGTAAAAAAGCAACCACTGACAGTGGCAGTGGTGGTGAAAAGACTCCTTTGGACTCAAAACCCTCTATGCCCACTTCAGAAGGTGGCACTGAGCTGGAGTTACAAATTCCTGAACTACCTCTTGACAGCAATGAATTTTGGGTCCATGAGGGTTGTATTCTCTGGGCCAATGGGATCTACCTGGTCTGTGGCAGGCTCTATGGGCTGCAGGAAGCTGTGGAGATTGCAAGAGAGATG